A stretch of the Desulfobacter sp. genome encodes the following:
- a CDS encoding Lrp/AsnC family transcriptional regulator: MDFRFDKLMDDIGKKILKSLEADARISYSRLGKVAGLSTPAVTERVRKMEEAGIILGYHARIKKKRAQSRVTAFIELDAACGLYDRVKQTAARISQVIECHHISGRSAFILKVKAGSVADLETVVAGFSPFGKTRTSIVLSSSKGEDQEN, from the coding sequence ATGGATTTCCGGTTTGACAAGTTGATGGATGACATTGGAAAAAAAATTCTCAAGAGCCTTGAGGCTGACGCCAGGATTTCGTACAGCCGTCTGGGAAAGGTGGCCGGGCTGTCCACCCCTGCGGTGACCGAACGGGTCAGGAAGATGGAGGAGGCCGGCATTATCCTGGGATACCATGCAAGGATAAAAAAAAAACGCGCCCAATCCAGGGTTACGGCATTTATCGAACTGGATGCGGCTTGCGGGCTTTACGATCGGGTCAAGCAGACGGCGGCTCGTATTTCCCAGGTAATTGAATGCCATCATATCAGTGGCCGGTCCGCCTTTATTCTCAAGGTAAAAGCGGGTTCCGTGGCTGATCTTGAAACGGTTGTGGCAGGGTTCAGCCCCTTTGGCAAAACCCGGACCAGTATTGTTCTTTCCTCCTCAAAGGGGGAAGATCAGGAAAATTAG
- a CDS encoding DksA/TraR family C4-type zinc finger protein, with the protein MAVGWARDGAVQEQIDAGIDDGVKLARSRLPKGKSLTHCALCEEKIPRARQKAVPGVRLCVTCQAELETRQEKQGGINRKGSKDSQLK; encoded by the coding sequence ATGGCAGTGGGATGGGCCCGGGACGGGGCCGTACAAGAGCAGATCGATGCAGGCATAGATGACGGGGTAAAGCTTGCAAGAAGCCGGCTGCCCAAAGGAAAGAGCCTGACCCATTGCGCCCTGTGCGAAGAAAAAATTCCCCGGGCAAGGCAGAAGGCCGTGCCCGGGGTAAGACTCTGTGTGACCTGCCAGGCTGAACTGGAAACCCGGCAGGAAAAACAGGGCGGAATAAATCGAAAGGGAAGCAAGGACAGCCAGTTAAAATAA